The Pedobacter mucosus genome window below encodes:
- the coaE gene encoding dephospho-CoA kinase (Dephospho-CoA kinase (CoaE) performs the final step in coenzyme A biosynthesis.): MYKVGITGGIGSGKTTVCKVFEVLGIPVFYADTEAKNIMVSDVLLVEGIKSTFGKESYFNDGKLNNKHIASIVFDNASELEKLNALVHPAVFRAFDIWEKQVATNVPYILKEAALLFESDSYKMCDTSILVTAPVEIKIKRVIDRDKVSEEQVKARMSKQLSDEEKIKKAKYFIKNDEEHSIIEQVYALHKHFLIVAANANNI, encoded by the coding sequence ATGTATAAAGTTGGCATTACCGGAGGAATAGGCAGCGGCAAAACAACCGTATGCAAAGTATTTGAAGTGTTAGGCATTCCAGTTTTTTATGCTGATACGGAGGCGAAAAATATAATGGTTAGTGATGTTTTACTCGTAGAAGGTATTAAGTCTACCTTTGGAAAGGAAAGCTATTTTAATGATGGAAAGTTGAACAATAAACACATTGCTTCTATTGTTTTCGATAATGCCTCTGAACTTGAAAAGCTAAATGCCTTAGTTCACCCTGCGGTTTTTAGGGCATTTGACATTTGGGAAAAGCAAGTTGCAACAAATGTTCCTTATATATTAAAAGAAGCAGCTTTACTTTTTGAAAGCGATTCTTATAAAATGTGCGATACCTCAATTTTAGTTACTGCTCCTGTTGAAATCAAAATAAAGCGGGTTATTGATAGGGATAAAGTTTCCGAGGAACAGGTTAAAGCAAGAATGAGCAAACAATTAAGTGACGAAGAAAAAATTAAGAAAGCTAAATACTTTATCAAAAATGATGAAGAGCACTCTATCATTGAACAAGTTTATGCTTTACACAAACATTTTTTAATAGTGGCCGCTAATGCTAACAATATTTAA